Within Actinomycetota bacterium, the genomic segment ACGGTGACGTCGATCGTCGTGCAGTTCCCCGCGCCGAGCGGGTTCCGGCTGAGCCGGGCAGTCACCCTCGCCGAGACCTCCGTCACCGCAGCGTTCGATGTGACCGCGTCGCACGCCCCGCTCGGCGACGAGGCAGCCGGCAGGGACACCTGGTAGCTGCTGGAGAACTGGGGCTTCTGGTAGAACGCGAAGGACCCGTCCGCCGCGGTGGTCTTCGTGGCCAGGACGGTCCACGTCGTTTGGCCCGGCTGCTGGCCCTGGAGCTGGGCCTGCCGGTCCGCCACGCACGACGGGTCCGACTGGATGGCACCGGTCAGCCGGACGAATCCGCCGAACCTGATCTGGCCGCTCGATGCCGTGAGCGAGGCCGAGCCCGGCTGCACGGGCCCGGAGGCGACCGCCGCCGAGGTCGCCGGCAGCACCATGGCCAGCGTCAGGGCGACGGTCAGCAGCGCGCGGCGCAGCACCTGCGAATTCCCCCCCAGCGAATGGACATTTCGCCGCATTCTGCCCCGAGATGGCCCGTTGCTCAAGGGGGCATTCGGGCCAATCTCGGGTCCGGTCGGTGACTACACTGTGCCCGTGGCCGACAGGACGAGCACGGGCGAGGCCATCGCGGAGGCCGTGGAGCGGGCCCGGTCGGGCGGTCCCGAGAAGTACCACCAGAAGCTGGCCGAGCAGGGGAAGCTCTTCGTCCGGGAACGTCTTCGCCTGCTGCTCGACGACGAGGGCTCGTTCGCGGAGGAAGGACTCCTGGTGTCGGCGCTGGCCGGCGAGCTCCCCGCGGACGGGGTGGTGACCGGAGTCGGGCTGGTGGGTGGACGCCCCGTCGCGGTCATGGCCAACGACCCCACCGTGAAGGCCGGCTCGTGGGGGCCGGGAACGGTCGAGAAGATCATCCGCATCATCGAGCTGGCCCGCCAACGCAGGATTCCCATCGTCTATCTGGTTGACAGTGCGGGGGCACGCATCACCGACCAGGTCCGGATGTTCCCGGGCCGCCGGGGCGCCGGGAAGATCTTCTTCAACCAGGTCCAGGCCAGCGGTCGCATCCCGCAGGTGTGCTGCCTGCTGGGACCCTCGGCGGCCGGGGGCGCCTACATCCCCGCGTTCTGCGACGTGGTGTTCATGCAGGAACGGAACGCGTCCATGTATCTGGGCTCGCCCCGCATGGCCGAGGAGGTCATCGGCGAGAAGGTGTCCCTGGAGGAGATGGGCGGGGCCCGCATGCACTGCGAGGTCAGCGGGTGCGGCGACCTGCTGGTGCCCGACGACAAGGCGGCCATCGAGGCGGCCCGCGCATACCTCGCGTACTTCCCGTCGAACTACTCCGAGCAGCCGCCGGTGGTGGAAGGCCGCCCCGCCGCATACCGCGGCTCGCTGGCCGGCCTGGTCCCCGAGGACGAGTCGAAGTCGTTCGACATGTACGCGCTGATCGCCGGTGTGGCGGACGAGGAGTCGTTCTTCGAGGTCAAGCCGGCCTACGCGAAGGAAGTCATCGTGGGGCTGGGCCGCCTCGACGGACACGTGGTGGGCGTGGTGGCCAACCAGCCGTTGCACAAGGGCGGCGTGCTGTTCGTGGACTCGGCGGACAAGGCGGCCCGGTTCATCTGGCTCTGCGACGCGTTCAACATCCCGCTGGTGTTCCTGGCCGACGTCCCGGGGTTCATGATCGGGTCGGCCGTGGAGCGGCAGGGCATCATCCGCCACGGGGCGAAGCTCATCACCGCGGTGTCGGAGGCCACCGTTCCGAAGCTGTGCGTCGTGGTTCGCAAGGCCTACGGCGCGGGGCTGTACGCGATGGCCGGGCCGGGGTTCGAGCCCGACGCCACCATCGCGCTGCCCACCGCCCGCATCGCGGTGATGGGCCCGGAACCGGCCGTGAACGCCGTGTACTTCAACCGGATCCAGGCCATCGCGGAGCCGGCCGAACGCGAGGCGTTCGTCGCCGACAAGCGCCGCGAGTACGAGGAGGACATCGACCTCCTGCACCTGTCGTCGGAGAACGTGGTCGACGCGGTGGTGCAGCCGGACGAGCTCCGGGGCGAGCTGATCCGCCGGCTCGCCTACACGTCCGGCAAGGAGCGGCACTTCAGCGGACGCCGCCACGGGGTGCCCCCGGTTTGAGCTCGCATCCGTTTCACGGCGGCGGGCCGGAGTCCGGGCGGTGAGCTTCGTCACCAGAGAGGACCACGGCCACGTCGCCGTGGTCACCCTCTCCCGTCCCGAGGCGCTCAACGCGATCTCGGGCGAGGTGGCCGACCAGCTGGCGGGCGCGTTCGTGTCCGCCGCGGCGGACCCGGGGGCGTGGGTGGTGGTGCTGGCCGCAGCCGGGGAGAAGGCCTTCTGCGTCGGGGCCGACCTGAAGGAACGCAACCAGCTGGACGACCGGGGATGGATGCGGAACCGCGTGCTGATGCGGGGGCTGTTCGAGGCCATCCGCTCGGCGCCGCAGCCCACCGTCGCGTCGGTGTTCGGCTACGCCCTGGGTGGGGGGTTCGAGCTGGCCCTGTCCTGCGACCTCATCGTGGCATCTGACGACGCGATCCTCGGGCTTCCCGAGGTCCGCGTGGGGATCGTGCCGGGCGGGGGCGGGACCCAGCTGCTGGCCCGTCGGGTGGGGCCGTCGCGAGCCAAGGAGATGATCTTCACCGGGAAGCGGATCCACGCGGGGCAGGCGTACGACGCCGGCCTGGTGGCGCGGGTGGTCCCGCGTCCACAACTGGGAGCGGCCACGCTGGAGCTGGCCGAGGAGATCTGCCGCTCGTCGCCGGTGGCAGTCCGGGAGGCCAAGAAGGCGATCGACCGCGGGGGTGAGATCCCGCTGGAGCACGGCATCGAGATCGAGGACCAGGCCTGGCGCAAGGCCGTCGCCTCGGAGGACCGCGCGGAGGGGATCGCCGCCTTCAACGAGAAGCGCGAGCCGCGGTGGAAGGGCCGCTGATCGGAGGGCTCCCCGCGCGGGTGACCATCCGCGAGGTGGGGCCTCGCGACGGGCTTCAGGCCGAGGCGCCGCTCCCGGTTCACCAGCGGGCGGGGCTCATCGACATGCTGACCGGGGCGAACCTCCCGAAGATCGAGGCGGTCTCGTTCGTGTCTCCCAAGGCGGTCCCGGCCATGGCGGACGCCGGGGAAGTCTGGCGGCTGGTGCGGCGGCGGCCCGAGGTCGCCTACTCGGCCCTGGTCCCCAACCGTCGCGGCGCCGAGGCGGCTCTGGAGGCGGGCGGGTTCGCATCGCTCCAGGCCTTCGTCGCGGCCTCCGACGGCTACAACCTGCACAACGTCGGAAAGACCGTCGAGGAGTCGCTCGGCGACGTGCGGGAGGTGATCGAGGCGGCGGCGACGGCCGGCGTCCCGGTCGAGGTCTCGATCTCCTGCGCCTTCGGCGACCCGTACGAGGGAGCGGTGCCTGTCGAGCGGGTCGTCTCGGTGGCCGAGCGCGTGGCCGGGCTCGGGGCCGTCGGCGTCTCGCTGGGAGACACCACCGGGATGGCGAACCCTCGCAAGGTGTGGGACCTGGTTCCAGTCCTCAGGGATCAGGTCCCGGAGCTCCGCCTGAACCTCCATTTCCATGATGCGCGGGGAGCGGCCCTGGCGAACGTGCTCGCCGCGATGCAGGCCGGCGTGGACGAGTTCGACGCCAGCATCGGCGGTCTGGGCGGCTCGCCGTTCGCCCCCGGCCAGGCCGGCGCGAACGGGAACGTCCCCACCGAGGACCTCGTGGCCATGCTGGTGGGGATGGGCATCGACACCGGCGTGGACGTCATGGCTTTGTTCACGGCGGCCCGGATGCTGGAGGGGATGGTGGGCCATCCCGTCCCCGGCCGGGCATGGCGGGCCGACTACCCGGAGCTGGGGTGGGCCTCGCCGGTGTAGCCAGCTTCGAGTCCGCCCTCGACGCGGGCCACCACGCGGAACGTTCCCGGCTTCGCCTCGTCACACAGCGCGGCGAGCCGCGCCAGGGCGCCGGGCGTGTCCGGGGCGGACCGCATCATCGCGATGTCGTCGAGGCTCCTCCACGGACCGAACGAGTAGAACAGGCGCGGATCATCGACGCTCTGCACCAGGGTCCCGGGCCCGGGTGGGTTGGGGAGGTTCCGGAAATAGCCCCCCAGACGCCTCCACGCTTCCACGAACTCCGATTCCTTCCCCTCCCTGACCCGCCATACGCCGAGCGTGTAGACCTCCATGACCCACTCCCTGGTGCGTTGGTCTGACGCGCGACACCCTATCCTCTCGGTGCGCGTCCGCAGCGCCAGGAGGATCCGTGTTCTCGAAGGTCCTGATCGCCAACCGTGGTGAGATCGCCGTGCGCATCGCACGGACCTGCCGCGAGCTCGGGGTAGCGACGGTGGCGGTGTTCTCCGACCTCGACGCCAACGCCCGCCACGTCGCGCTGGCCGACGAGAGCGTCCATCTCCCCGGTGAATCGGCGGCCGAGACGTACCTCAACCTCCCCGCCGTGCTGGAGGCCGCCCGGCGTACCGGCGCGCAGGCCGTCCATCCGGGCTACGGCTTCTTCTCGGAGCGGGGCGACGTGGCCGAGGCCGTTGAGGAGGCCGGGCTGGTGTGGATCGGGCCGCCTCCCGAGGCCGCCCGTGCCGTGGGCGACAAGGTTCGCGCACGTCAGCTGGCCTCCGGGGCGGGAGTGTCAGTGGTGCCCGGTACGCTCCAGCCGGTCCAGGAACCGGGGGAGGTGCACGCCTTCGGGGAAGAGCACGGATACCCCATAGCGATCAAGGCGGCCGGGGGCGGAGGCGGCCGGGGACTTCGGGTCGCCGCCGGACCCGAGGAGGTCCCCGAGGCGTTCGCCGCAGCCACCCGGGAGGCCGAGGCCTGGTTCGGCTCGCCCGGCGTGTACCTGGAGCGGTACCTCGAACGGCCCAAGCACGTCGAGGTCCAGGTGCTCGCGCCCGCCGCGGGCGAGGCCATGTGGCTGGGCGCGCGGGACTGCTCGCTCCAGCGCCGCCACCAGAAACTCGTCGAGGAGACCCCTCCGCCGCTGCATGCCGGCATCGTCCCGGCCATGGGCGAGGCCGCCGTCGCGGTGGCCAACGCCTGCGGGTACGTCAACGCGGGCACCGTCGAGTTCCTGGTGGACGAGGACGGGCGCTTCTACTTCTTGGAGGTGAACGCCCGGCTCCAGGTCGAGCACACCATCACCGAGGAGGTCCTCGGCCTGGACCTGGTGGCCTGCCAGCTCCGCATCGCCGCCGGCGAGCCCGTCGGGTTCACGCGCGAGGACCTGGCGCCGCGGGGCCACGCCATCGAGTGCCGGATCAACGCCGAGAACCCGGCCCGGCGCTTCCTGCCCGGTCCCGGCCGCATCGAGCGGTACCGGGAGCCCGGCGGCCTCGGCGTCCGCGTGGACTCCGGGTACGCGGAGGGCGACGAGGTGCCGCGGGCCTACGACAGCCTCCTGGCCAAGCTGGTGGTGTGGGGCCCCACGCGGGAGGAGGCTCGCCGCCGCATGCTCAGGGCCCTGCGCGAATTCGACGTGGCCGGCGTCCCCACCACGATCCCGGCGCACATCGTCTTGCTGGAGCACCCGGCATTCGTGGACGGCTCGTACACCACCCGGACCGTGGAGGGCGGAGCGCTGGATTCATTGGTCGAGCCGAACGCTCCTGCCCGGGGGCCAGCGAAGGCAGCCGACTGTGCCCCGAGCAATGCGGCCGTCTCATCCGAGGCCGCCGCATCCGAGGCCGCCGTCCTGCTGGTGGCGGGCCAGGCCGTGCGGCTGTGGAATCCCGCGATGGCCGCCGAGGCCGCCGCCTCCACGGCCACGCGGGCGGTCGCCGGCGACGGCGTCGTGCGCTCGCCCATGCACGGGACGATCCTGAAGCTGGAGGTCGCGAAGGGCGACCAGGTCCAGGCGGGCGACCCGGTGGCCATCCTGGAGGCCATGAAGATGGAGACCCAGGTCAGCGCCCCCGTGTCGGGCTCGGTCACGGCCGTGCACGTGCAGGCCGGGGAGGTCGTGGAGGCCGGCGAGCCCATCGCGGAGCTCGGCTGATCGCAGTTCGCGGGTTGGTGTGAGCTCTCAGGCAGCCGGTAAGCTATCTGCCCCATGCCCCCGTCCCCGGCCGCTCGACTCATCTCCTCCACCGATCGCCCCGAGCAAGCTCTTCCCGGCTCCCACGGCTGGGTGCGGGTGCTGGTCGACCATCGCGCGGGATCGAGGAATCTGCTCCAGCGTGAGTTCCGGTTCGGACCCGGACGAACCCCCGAGCTGCACGACGACCAGCGCGAAGAGGCGATGTACGTGGTCGAGGGGCTCGGGACAGTGGACTTGGGCGGGGCCTCCTACGAGCTGGCACCCGGAACGGGGGTCTTCGTGCCCGCGGGAGCCTCCTACGTGCTGGAGAACCCGGGCCCCCACGACCTGGTCCTGGTCTCCGTCCTGTCGCCGCCCCCGTGCGAGCAACCAGGGACGACGACCGACCAACCGGTGGCGGAATCGCCCACCTACGTCGTCCGGGAGGAGGACGAGCCGGCGCTCGCCGCGGGAGAGGACCGCACGTTCAAGGTCCTGGTCGACCCTGGCCACGGGTGCCGAACCATGACCCAGTTCGTTGGGTTCATCGACCGGAGCCAGGCACCCCCCCACGTCCATGCCTACGAGGAGGCGGTCTTCATACTGGAGGGCGAAGGGGTGGCCCACGTCGACGGGCGCGACCTTCCGTTCGCCAGGGGCGCGGCCATCTTCCTGCCCCCCGGCGTCCCGCATCATCTGGAGAACACCAGCCGCGAGGTCCTCAAGCTGCTCGGCGTGTTCTCCCCCGCCGGATCCCCCGCCTCCAGGGAAACCGCCGATTCCGGTTGATCGCAGAGGCCCTCGCGACCCCGCTTGACGGTGGCGCGGGCCCGTGATTGCCTCCGCGCGATGCCGGTCTCCGAGACCAACTCGAAGGTCGTCTACGAGGCCCTGAGCACGGCCGGCGTCCGCATCGTGTCGGCGCTGCCCGAGACCTGGCTGGTCCACCTCATCCGGATGGCCGAGGACGACCCGGACATGGTGCTGGTGCGCCTGGCAAAGGAAGAGGAGGGCGTCGGCATCTCGGCGGGGGCGCACCTGGCCGGCGCCCGCTCCGCGATGCTCATGCAGAACCACGGGTTCCTGGCGTCGATCAACGGCATCGTCTCCGGGGCCATGCTGTACCGGATTCCGCTGCTCATGCTGATCAGCGACCGCGGACACTTCGGCGAGCGCGACCACTGGCAGACCGAGGGCGGCCGGTTCACCCGCGACGTCCTGGACGCCCTGACCATCCAGTGGGACGCGCTGTGGACTCCCGAAGAGGTCGGGGTCAAGGTCGCGAAGGCCATGACGCTCGCGCACTCCTCGCTGTCGCCGGTTGCGCTGCTGCTGACTCGCGACCTGATGTGGGAGGAGCCGTCGGGGTGACGCGCCGGTGAAGCGGATCGACTGCCTCGAGGCCATCTACGACGACCTCGCGGAGCGCGCTGTGGTCACCATCATGGGCGCGGTGGCCGCGGAGCTGTACTCGCTGGGGCACCGGTCCAACTTCTTCTACCTCGAGCACGCCATGGGCCTGGCCTCATCGATTGGCCTGGGCATCGCGCTGGCCCAGCCGGAGCGCGGCGTCGTTGTGCTCGACGGCGACGGCTCCGTCCTGATGAACCTGGGTGGGCTGACCACCCTGGCCCGGTACGCGCCGCCGAACCTCACCCACATCGTGTTCGACAACGAGAGTCTGCTGTCGGTGGGCGGCTTCCCCACGGCCACGT encodes:
- a CDS encoding acyl-CoA carboxylase subunit beta produces the protein MADRTSTGEAIAEAVERARSGGPEKYHQKLAEQGKLFVRERLRLLLDDEGSFAEEGLLVSALAGELPADGVVTGVGLVGGRPVAVMANDPTVKAGSWGPGTVEKIIRIIELARQRRIPIVYLVDSAGARITDQVRMFPGRRGAGKIFFNQVQASGRIPQVCCLLGPSAAGGAYIPAFCDVVFMQERNASMYLGSPRMAEEVIGEKVSLEEMGGARMHCEVSGCGDLLVPDDKAAIEAARAYLAYFPSNYSEQPPVVEGRPAAYRGSLAGLVPEDESKSFDMYALIAGVADEESFFEVKPAYAKEVIVGLGRLDGHVVGVVANQPLHKGGVLFVDSADKAARFIWLCDAFNIPLVFLADVPGFMIGSAVERQGIIRHGAKLITAVSEATVPKLCVVVRKAYGAGLYAMAGPGFEPDATIALPTARIAVMGPEPAVNAVYFNRIQAIAEPAEREAFVADKRREYEEDIDLLHLSSENVVDAVVQPDELRGELIRRLAYTSGKERHFSGRRHGVPPV
- a CDS encoding enoyl-CoA hydratase-related protein; the encoded protein is MSFVTREDHGHVAVVTLSRPEALNAISGEVADQLAGAFVSAAADPGAWVVVLAAAGEKAFCVGADLKERNQLDDRGWMRNRVLMRGLFEAIRSAPQPTVASVFGYALGGGFELALSCDLIVASDDAILGLPEVRVGIVPGGGGTQLLARRVGPSRAKEMIFTGKRIHAGQAYDAGLVARVVPRPQLGAATLELAEEICRSSPVAVREAKKAIDRGGEIPLEHGIEIEDQAWRKAVASEDRAEGIAAFNEKREPRWKGR
- a CDS encoding hydroxymethylglutaryl-CoA lyase encodes the protein MGGLPARVTIREVGPRDGLQAEAPLPVHQRAGLIDMLTGANLPKIEAVSFVSPKAVPAMADAGEVWRLVRRRPEVAYSALVPNRRGAEAALEAGGFASLQAFVAASDGYNLHNVGKTVEESLGDVREVIEAAATAGVPVEVSISCAFGDPYEGAVPVERVVSVAERVAGLGAVGVSLGDTTGMANPRKVWDLVPVLRDQVPELRLNLHFHDARGAALANVLAAMQAGVDEFDASIGGLGGSPFAPGQAGANGNVPTEDLVAMLVGMGIDTGVDVMALFTAARMLEGMVGHPVPGRAWRADYPELGWASPV
- a CDS encoding antibiotic biosynthesis monooxygenase is translated as MEVYTLGVWRVREGKESEFVEAWRRLGGYFRNLPNPPGPGTLVQSVDDPRLFYSFGPWRSLDDIAMMRSAPDTPGALARLAALCDEAKPGTFRVVARVEGGLEAGYTGEAHPSSG
- a CDS encoding biotin/lipoyl-binding protein, producing MFSKVLIANRGEIAVRIARTCRELGVATVAVFSDLDANARHVALADESVHLPGESAAETYLNLPAVLEAARRTGAQAVHPGYGFFSERGDVAEAVEEAGLVWIGPPPEAARAVGDKVRARQLASGAGVSVVPGTLQPVQEPGEVHAFGEEHGYPIAIKAAGGGGGRGLRVAAGPEEVPEAFAAATREAEAWFGSPGVYLERYLERPKHVEVQVLAPAAGEAMWLGARDCSLQRRHQKLVEETPPPLHAGIVPAMGEAAVAVANACGYVNAGTVEFLVDEDGRFYFLEVNARLQVEHTITEEVLGLDLVACQLRIAAGEPVGFTREDLAPRGHAIECRINAENPARRFLPGPGRIERYREPGGLGVRVDSGYAEGDEVPRAYDSLLAKLVVWGPTREEARRRMLRALREFDVAGVPTTIPAHIVLLEHPAFVDGSYTTRTVEGGALDSLVEPNAPARGPAKAADCAPSNAAVSSEAAASEAAVLLVAGQAVRLWNPAMAAEAAASTATRAVAGDGVVRSPMHGTILKLEVAKGDQVQAGDPVAILEAMKMETQVSAPVSGSVTAVHVQAGEVVEAGEPIAELG
- a CDS encoding cupin domain-containing protein, producing the protein MPPSPAARLISSTDRPEQALPGSHGWVRVLVDHRAGSRNLLQREFRFGPGRTPELHDDQREEAMYVVEGLGTVDLGGASYELAPGTGVFVPAGASYVLENPGPHDLVLVSVLSPPPCEQPGTTTDQPVAESPTYVVREEDEPALAAGEDRTFKVLVDPGHGCRTMTQFVGFIDRSQAPPHVHAYEEAVFILEGEGVAHVDGRDLPFARGAAIFLPPGVPHHLENTSREVLKLLGVFSPAGSPASRETADSG
- a CDS encoding thiamine pyrophosphate-binding protein, with the protein product MPVSETNSKVVYEALSTAGVRIVSALPETWLVHLIRMAEDDPDMVLVRLAKEEEGVGISAGAHLAGARSAMLMQNHGFLASINGIVSGAMLYRIPLLMLISDRGHFGERDHWQTEGGRFTRDVLDALTIQWDALWTPEEVGVKVAKAMTLAHSSLSPVALLLTRDLMWEEPSG
- a CDS encoding thiamine pyrophosphate-dependent enzyme — translated: MKRIDCLEAIYDDLAERAVVTIMGAVAAELYSLGHRSNFFYLEHAMGLASSIGLGIALAQPERGVVVLDGDGSVLMNLGGLTTLARYAPPNLTHIVFDNESLLSVGGFPTATSTGSDLAGVASAAGIRGARSVATLEEFTRAAKEDLAADRLTCLVAKVEAIGPASFHMDLHLLENRFEFARALRVPEQTLEQDADAGATRRR